One segment of Desulfosudis oleivorans Hxd3 DNA contains the following:
- the murI gene encoding glutamate racemase, with amino-acid sequence MIGIFDSGLGGLTVARAVMDELAGYDILYFGDTARTPYGAKSPETVIKYALENTELLLSHGAKMVIMACNTASSVATEAVTARFDIPVFEVITPAVALAARLSKTGAIGVIGTRATINSGIYEKKILEQRPGARVHSQACPLLVPLVEEGWLKKPETAMIVKKYLHPLKTRQVDTLILGCTHYPILKKTIGHKIGRRVAIIDSSTAVARSVKAFIDGHPPMEASLSKTGTARFLVSDITAQFKTTAQLILSREVALEHVSL; translated from the coding sequence ATGATCGGCATCTTTGATTCGGGGCTGGGCGGGCTCACCGTTGCCAGGGCCGTGATGGATGAACTGGCCGGTTACGACATCCTCTATTTCGGCGACACGGCCCGGACCCCCTACGGCGCGAAAAGCCCGGAAACCGTCATCAAGTACGCGCTGGAAAACACCGAGCTGCTGCTGTCCCACGGCGCAAAAATGGTGATCATGGCCTGTAACACCGCCTCCAGCGTGGCCACCGAAGCCGTAACCGCCCGCTTTGACATTCCGGTGTTTGAAGTGATCACCCCGGCGGTGGCCCTTGCGGCCCGGCTTTCAAAAACCGGCGCCATCGGCGTCATCGGCACCCGGGCCACCATCAACAGCGGTATTTACGAAAAAAAAATTCTTGAACAGCGGCCCGGCGCCAGGGTCCATTCCCAGGCCTGCCCCCTGCTGGTGCCCCTGGTGGAGGAGGGGTGGCTGAAAAAGCCGGAAACCGCCATGATCGTGAAAAAATACCTTCACCCGCTCAAAACCCGGCAGGTGGACACCCTGATCCTGGGATGCACCCACTATCCGATTTTAAAAAAGACCATTGGTCACAAGATCGGCAGGCGGGTGGCCATCATTGACTCCTCCACGGCCGTGGCCCGGTCGGTCAAGGCGTTTATCGACGGTCATCCGCCGATGGAGGCCTCACTGTCGAAAACCGGAACAGCCCGGTTCCTGGTATCCGACATCACGGCCCAGTTCAAAACCACGGCCCAGCTGATTCTCAGCCGGGAGGTGGCGCTGGAGCATGTCAGTCTGTGA
- the recR gene encoding recombination mediator RecR, with amino-acid sequence MLPYPPSIRNAISHLSRLPGIGQKTAERLAMHLLHVPDRAVHELARSLVDLKKNTRMCSVCFTLSDTPVCAICGDPDRNASLLCVVEGPTEVMAIEKTAAFKGVYHVLHGVLSPMDGIGPDDIRIRELVDRVKKGIVKEIVLATDTRVEGEATAAYLVEVLKPFPVTVTRIASGMPAGGEVRYSDPVTLKNAMEKRYAL; translated from the coding sequence GTGCTTCCCTATCCGCCCTCCATTCGCAACGCGATTTCCCACCTTTCCCGGCTTCCCGGCATCGGCCAGAAAACCGCGGAGCGGCTGGCCATGCACCTGCTTCACGTGCCGGACCGGGCCGTGCACGAACTGGCCCGCAGCCTGGTGGACCTGAAAAAAAACACCCGAATGTGCTCGGTCTGTTTTACCTTAAGCGACACCCCGGTGTGCGCCATCTGCGGCGATCCCGACCGCAACGCCTCACTGCTCTGCGTGGTGGAAGGCCCCACCGAGGTGATGGCCATTGAAAAAACGGCGGCCTTCAAGGGCGTGTACCATGTGCTTCACGGTGTACTTTCTCCCATGGACGGCATCGGCCCTGATGATATTCGCATTCGGGAGCTGGTGGACCGGGTAAAAAAAGGAATTGTCAAAGAGATCGTGCTCGCCACCGATACCCGGGTGGAGGGAGAGGCCACGGCCGCCTACCTGGTTGAGGTGTTAAAACCCTTTCCTGTTACCGTGACCCGCATCGCCTCGGGCATGCCCGCCGGCGGAGAAGTCCGGTACAGCGACCCGGTGACCCTTAAAAACGCCATGGAAAAACGCTATGCCCTCTGA
- the groES gene encoding co-chaperone GroES, whose protein sequence is MKFRPLHDRILVKRVEEETKTKGGIIIPDTAKEKPIEGKVMAVGNGRLGEDGKLIPLEVKKGDRVLFGKYGGTEVKMDGQEYLIMREDDILGILE, encoded by the coding sequence ATGAAGTTCAGACCATTGCACGACCGGATTCTGGTAAAACGGGTTGAGGAAGAGACAAAGACCAAGGGCGGTATCATCATTCCCGACACCGCAAAGGAAAAGCCCATTGAGGGCAAGGTGATGGCGGTTGGCAACGGCCGGCTCGGTGAGGACGGCAAGCTCATTCCTTTGGAGGTCAAGAAGGGCGATCGGGTACTGTTCGGCAAATATGGCGGAACAGAGGTCAAGATGGACGGCCAGGAATACCTGATCATGCGGGAAGACGACATTCTCGGTATTCTGGAATAG
- the hflK gene encoding FtsH protease activity modulator HflK: protein MNWDWEKLQQQQKSRRPSGPGPSGGGGGGTPPQMDELINKFKNMKFSMGPVLIIVAILVILLGSTMVYTVEQREVGVVQRFGKYVRTTYPGLHFKLPMGIETLHIVNVDETRSAGFGLSTAQAEKTLFSSRPAAPSNVYDESLMLTGDLNVGIVPWVVQYNIKDPIRFLFRVHEAEILLKDLSEATMRLVVGDRSINEVLLIREEIASECRTRLQQELDDAETGIQVTALELGKTNVPPKVQPSFNAVNKAEQEKETMIFTARKEYNQAIPAAMGEAKKTILAAEGYALDRVNRAEGDAAKFMALYKEYSKAKDVTRRRLYLETMKDVLPKLGKKYLIDEDQKNVLPLLNLETGNRGVTK from the coding sequence ATGAACTGGGACTGGGAAAAGCTTCAGCAGCAACAAAAAAGCAGGCGGCCGTCCGGCCCCGGTCCATCCGGGGGCGGTGGTGGTGGAACACCGCCTCAGATGGATGAACTGATCAATAAATTCAAGAACATGAAATTTTCCATGGGCCCGGTGCTGATCATCGTGGCAATCCTGGTGATCCTGCTCGGGTCTACCATGGTCTACACGGTGGAGCAGCGGGAGGTGGGAGTGGTCCAGCGGTTCGGCAAATATGTGCGCACCACCTATCCCGGGCTTCACTTCAAGCTGCCCATGGGCATTGAAACCCTGCACATTGTCAACGTGGACGAGACCCGGTCCGCAGGCTTCGGGCTTTCAACGGCCCAGGCGGAAAAGACCCTGTTCTCCTCCCGGCCGGCGGCCCCGTCCAACGTCTATGACGAGTCCCTGATGCTCACCGGAGACCTGAACGTGGGCATCGTGCCCTGGGTGGTGCAGTACAACATCAAGGATCCGATCCGGTTTCTGTTCAGAGTGCATGAAGCCGAGATTCTGCTCAAGGATCTGTCCGAGGCCACCATGCGCCTGGTCGTGGGGGACCGGAGCATCAACGAGGTCCTGCTGATCCGGGAGGAGATCGCCTCCGAGTGCCGAACCCGCTTGCAGCAAGAGCTGGATGACGCGGAAACCGGGATTCAGGTGACTGCCCTGGAGCTGGGCAAGACCAATGTGCCCCCCAAGGTTCAGCCCTCCTTTAACGCGGTGAACAAGGCCGAGCAGGAAAAGGAGACCATGATCTTTACCGCCCGCAAGGAGTATAACCAGGCCATTCCCGCGGCCATGGGCGAGGCCAAGAAAACCATCCTCGCCGCGGAGGGCTATGCGCTGGACCGGGTCAACCGGGCCGAGGGTGATGCCGCCAAGTTCATGGCGCTTTACAAGGAGTATTCCAAGGCCAAGGATGTGACCCGCCGGCGGCTCTATCTTGAAACCATGAAGGATGTGCTGCCGAAACTGGGCAAAAAATACCTGATCGACGAAGATCAGAAAAATGTTTTGCCGCTGCTTAATCTTGAAACCGGAAACAGGGGTGTGACCAAGTGA
- a CDS encoding FmdB family zinc ribbon protein, whose amino-acid sequence MPIYEYECTKCGKIHEAWQKINDKPLQRCDACSGKLHKLISHSAFHLKGSGWYVTDYSGGAKPGASTCQACESTPAASKEKSGSSKDK is encoded by the coding sequence ATGCCGATCTACGAGTATGAATGCACCAAATGTGGAAAAATCCACGAGGCATGGCAGAAGATCAACGACAAGCCGCTGCAGCGGTGTGACGCCTGTTCAGGCAAACTTCACAAACTGATTTCCCACAGCGCTTTTCATTTAAAGGGTTCCGGCTGGTACGTGACCGACTATTCAGGCGGCGCAAAACCGGGCGCGTCAACGTGCCAGGCATGCGAATCAACGCCGGCTGCATCCAAGGAAAAAAGCGGCTCGTCTAAAGATAAATAA
- a CDS encoding YkgJ family cysteine cluster protein — protein MPSDHTQPEEIFECKQCGDCCRGYGGTFVTPEDIAAISAYVHTDPKEFVEKWCAFSGSRPVLAQKADGYCVFWDRVCTIHPVKPRMCRAWPYIESVMIDPGNWEIMSSMCPGIKTGVGPETIRACVRRHLADLPPAGSRHLEQPVSEGRSTNDRHL, from the coding sequence ATGCCCTCTGATCATACACAACCCGAAGAGATATTTGAGTGCAAACAGTGCGGCGACTGCTGCCGGGGATATGGCGGCACTTTTGTGACCCCTGAAGATATCGCCGCCATTTCCGCCTATGTTCACACCGATCCAAAAGAGTTTGTCGAAAAGTGGTGCGCCTTTTCCGGCAGCCGGCCGGTGCTGGCCCAGAAAGCGGACGGGTACTGCGTCTTCTGGGACAGGGTGTGTACCATTCATCCGGTCAAACCGCGCATGTGCCGGGCATGGCCTTACATTGAAAGCGTAATGATCGATCCGGGCAACTGGGAGATCATGTCCTCGATGTGCCCGGGCATTAAAACCGGTGTGGGGCCGGAAACCATTCGGGCCTGTGTGCGCCGGCACCTGGCGGACCTGCCGCCGGCCGGAAGCAGGCATTTGGAACAACCCGTTTCTGAAGGGCGGTCCACCAATGATCGGCATCTTTGA
- the dnaX gene encoding DNA polymerase III subunit gamma/tau → MSYLVLARKYRPQTFEEVVEQQQVTRTLTNAIASGRVAHAILFTGPRGTGKTTIARILAKAMNCEKGPTPTPCCACRSCLEIASGNATDVFEIDGASNNSVDQVRELRGNVKFMPAHSPYKIYIIDEVHMLSGPAFNALLKTLEEPPAHVMFFFATTEPHKIPVTILSRCQRHDLSFVGIDPLVAHLETLCEKENIPIEKKSLELIAHEAGGSVRDSLSLLDQVMSSAQGPVSHEMVLEALGIIDREVIFGLSGAVLAGDMTGALDILDTVYRGGHDIKRFYAEMLGHFRDLLMVKLGVRAERLASLPGWAVEKMQAQTRDVTELFLSQAMALMLAEEDRVRFSSQPKIAVEMVFVKLLHTKPVLPIDTLIQKVDALRKSFAQLAGNGNAPATASKDAAPERNADGAAGVSASRPAQARPAPTENQPRPSSPPPASPLPEETGPVATGTTDPVPLDNAGTWEAILARIDEQYPLLGANLRNSTLAAMEGGRLEIKVYGSQTNKAILAREQSMENLKQVCCDFFKTDINLAVTYTCDTQPAQPDKQKPRTAGPDPLVAEALNIFGGTIVNT, encoded by the coding sequence ATGTCCTATCTTGTTCTTGCCCGCAAATACCGGCCCCAGACCTTTGAGGAGGTTGTCGAGCAGCAGCAGGTGACCCGCACCCTGACCAATGCCATTGCGTCGGGACGGGTGGCCCACGCCATTCTGTTCACCGGTCCCCGGGGCACCGGGAAAACCACCATCGCCCGGATTCTGGCCAAGGCAATGAACTGCGAAAAGGGCCCCACGCCCACGCCCTGCTGCGCCTGCCGCTCCTGCCTGGAGATCGCGTCGGGAAACGCCACCGATGTATTTGAAATCGATGGCGCCTCCAACAACAGCGTGGACCAGGTACGGGAGCTTCGCGGCAACGTCAAGTTCATGCCGGCCCACAGCCCCTACAAAATCTATATCATCGACGAAGTCCATATGCTCTCCGGCCCGGCCTTCAACGCCCTGCTCAAGACCCTGGAAGAACCGCCCGCGCATGTCATGTTCTTTTTTGCCACCACCGAGCCCCACAAAATTCCGGTTACCATTCTCTCCCGGTGTCAGCGCCACGACCTCTCCTTTGTGGGCATTGATCCCCTGGTGGCGCACCTGGAAACCCTGTGCGAAAAAGAAAACATCCCCATCGAAAAAAAGAGCCTTGAACTGATCGCCCACGAGGCGGGCGGCAGCGTCCGGGACAGCCTGAGCCTGCTGGACCAGGTGATGAGCAGCGCCCAGGGACCGGTTTCCCATGAAATGGTGCTCGAAGCCCTGGGCATCATCGACCGGGAGGTGATTTTCGGCCTGTCCGGGGCCGTGCTGGCCGGCGACATGACAGGTGCGCTGGACATTCTGGATACCGTTTACAGGGGCGGGCACGACATCAAGCGATTCTACGCCGAGATGCTGGGCCATTTTCGAGACCTGCTGATGGTCAAGCTGGGGGTCCGGGCCGAGCGCCTGGCGTCCCTGCCCGGCTGGGCCGTGGAAAAGATGCAGGCCCAGACCCGCGACGTGACCGAACTCTTTTTAAGCCAGGCCATGGCCCTGATGCTGGCGGAAGAGGACAGGGTCCGGTTTTCCAGCCAGCCGAAAATCGCCGTGGAGATGGTCTTTGTCAAGCTGCTGCACACCAAACCGGTGCTGCCCATTGATACGCTGATTCAAAAAGTGGACGCCCTCAGAAAATCCTTTGCCCAACTGGCCGGCAACGGCAATGCACCTGCCACGGCTTCCAAAGACGCGGCACCCGAAAGAAACGCCGACGGTGCTGCCGGTGTTTCCGCGTCCCGGCCGGCCCAGGCCAGGCCCGCGCCCACGGAAAATCAACCGCGGCCATCTTCTCCGCCGCCGGCTTCGCCACTGCCAGAAGAAACCGGGCCGGTCGCAACCGGTACCACGGACCCGGTACCCCTGGACAACGCAGGGACCTGGGAGGCCATTCTGGCCAGAATCGACGAACAATACCCCCTGCTGGGGGCCAACCTGCGCAACAGCACCCTGGCCGCCATGGAGGGCGGCCGGCTGGAGATCAAGGTATACGGTTCCCAGACCAACAAGGCCATCCTTGCCCGGGAACAGAGCATGGAAAACCTGAAACAGGTGTGTTGTGATTTTTTTAAAACCGATATAAACCTTGCCGTCACCTATACGTGCGACACCCAGCCGGCGCAACCGGACAAACAAAAACCCAGGACCGCGGGTCCGGACCCGCTGGTTGCCGAGGCCCTGAACATTTTTGGTGGAACTATTGTAAACACATAG
- a CDS encoding DUF721 domain-containing protein produces MAREKREKGEFEHIGAILQGVMRGMQNGLHADLMLISKIWPTVVDGPTAQNAQPAAIKQKTLTVHVTSPAWIQHLRFHQNDMIRQINQAAGRDLVTDMRFKIGGLHS; encoded by the coding sequence ATGGCCAGGGAAAAAAGAGAAAAAGGTGAATTTGAGCACATCGGTGCGATCCTTCAGGGTGTCATGCGGGGCATGCAGAACGGCCTTCATGCCGACCTGATGCTGATTTCCAAAATCTGGCCAACCGTTGTGGACGGGCCGACCGCCCAGAACGCTCAGCCGGCGGCCATAAAACAGAAGACCCTCACCGTCCATGTGACCAGTCCGGCCTGGATTCAGCATCTCCGCTTTCATCAGAACGATATGATTCGGCAAATCAATCAGGCCGCCGGCCGGGACCTGGTCACGGACATGAGATTCAAAATCGGCGGCCTTCACTCATGA
- a CDS encoding YbaB/EbfC family nucleoid-associated protein gives MKNMGGMLKQAQKLQAQMVKLQEELAEKTVEATAGGGMVKATANGRQQITALVIEKEVVDPADVEMLQDLVLAAINDALTKSQEMMNSEMGKLTGGLNIPGLM, from the coding sequence ATGAAAAACATGGGAGGTATGCTCAAGCAGGCCCAGAAACTGCAGGCCCAGATGGTAAAGCTCCAGGAAGAACTGGCCGAAAAAACCGTTGAAGCCACCGCCGGCGGCGGCATGGTCAAGGCCACCGCCAACGGCCGCCAGCAGATCACGGCCCTGGTGATTGAAAAAGAGGTGGTGGATCCGGCGGATGTGGAGATGCTTCAGGACCTGGTGCTGGCCGCGATCAACGACGCCCTGACCAAGTCCCAGGAGATGATGAACAGTGAAATGGGCAAACTCACCGGCGGCCTTAACATTCCCGGACTGATGTAG
- the hflC gene encoding protease modulator HflC: protein MKSRGITTIAVVLVVGIVAFFLSAFIVDETELAIVTRFGKVTREPVMEAGLNFRVPFLDKVYLFPKNLREWDGEKGELPTLNKTYIWVDTFARWRIEDPVVFYQRAVNMDKAQRLMGNILDSEVKNAIANQELIETVRNSNRQMASLEELFSSSSEPTDGEATTGTRRGTVKSSEIKVGREQVENIILERAKPKIAELGIDLVDVKIKRINYREDVQESVYDRMIAERSQIVEQFRSEGRGEAQRILGEKEKKLKEIQSEAYKTAQTIMGKADARVTEISADAYSRDPEFYSFVKTLSLYAESLDESSSVVLSTDTDFFKYLKGYSDKR, encoded by the coding sequence GTGAAATCCAGAGGTATAACAACGATTGCTGTCGTGCTGGTCGTCGGCATTGTCGCTTTTTTTCTCTCCGCGTTTATCGTGGATGAAACTGAACTGGCCATCGTCACCCGCTTTGGCAAGGTGACCCGGGAACCGGTGATGGAGGCCGGGCTGAACTTTCGGGTGCCTTTTCTGGACAAAGTGTACCTGTTTCCGAAAAACCTGAGGGAATGGGACGGCGAAAAAGGGGAGCTGCCCACCCTGAACAAAACCTATATCTGGGTGGACACCTTTGCCCGGTGGCGAATTGAGGACCCGGTGGTGTTTTATCAGCGGGCCGTGAATATGGACAAGGCCCAGCGGCTGATGGGCAATATTCTTGACTCAGAGGTGAAAAACGCCATTGCCAACCAGGAGCTGATTGAGACGGTGCGGAACAGCAACCGGCAGATGGCCTCCCTGGAAGAGCTTTTTTCATCATCCTCCGAACCCACAGATGGAGAGGCCACCACCGGTACCCGGAGGGGGACGGTGAAAAGCAGCGAGATCAAGGTCGGGCGGGAGCAGGTGGAAAACATCATTCTGGAACGGGCCAAACCCAAGATCGCTGAGCTGGGCATCGACCTGGTGGATGTGAAGATCAAGCGGATCAACTACCGGGAGGACGTGCAGGAATCGGTGTACGACCGCATGATCGCCGAGCGGTCCCAGATCGTGGAGCAGTTCCGGTCCGAGGGCCGGGGAGAGGCCCAGCGGATTCTGGGTGAAAAAGAGAAGAAGTTAAAGGAGATCCAGTCTGAAGCATATAAAACGGCCCAGACCATTATGGGAAAGGCCGATGCCAGGGTCACGGAGATTTCCGCTGACGCCTACTCAAGGGATCCGGAGTTTTATTCGTTTGTGAAAACGCTTTCTCTTTATGCCGAGTCCCTGGATGAATCCAGTTCAGTGGTGCTTTCCACAGACACCGATTTTTTCAAATACCTCAAGGGGTATTCGGACAAACGGTAG
- a CDS encoding 30S ribosomal protein bS22 encodes MGSVIKKRRKKMRKHKHRKLLARTRHQRRKGR; translated from the coding sequence TTGGGCTCGGTTATTAAAAAAAGACGGAAAAAGATGCGGAAGCATAAACACAGAAAACTTCTTGCGCGCACACGCCACCAGAGAAGAAAAGGCAGATAA
- a CDS encoding LysM peptidoglycan-binding domain-containing protein has product MAENEPAAPSAGDAAAVAPGEPTVQGTGTDPLPPAEDTSVFQETTTGTQLAVEDEQADQPEGGDFAPGFYYTVRPGDTLWDLSRKFYDSEWVWPAMWGQNKDLTNPHLIYPGQKIRLYQKTDVPDYRDKMVPPPPPEEEVAVAQFMPEEQAAPEPPVEKQVYFEFAPIDSVGFIQRLEKTVLSRNPLDPYKLGKIFKVEGYDRKLLSQGDTIYIQQTGDTSFISGNTYRIYKPITPVDDPTTGKYVGHQYNIAGIAEITAVTPDFAVANIHRSFQEITVGDLIMPFEQRAPKIPLTESPEGLTGTIVGVNSPAKIFGEHAVVFINRGKKDGIYTGQRYEVYYQENEQVGGKKVAMPPIVYGRLLVLLTLDTTATVVVTNSDDMIEAGATFRSPL; this is encoded by the coding sequence ATGGCTGAGAATGAGCCGGCAGCCCCATCGGCCGGCGATGCCGCCGCCGTGGCACCGGGTGAGCCCACTGTTCAGGGCACGGGAACCGACCCCTTACCACCGGCTGAGGACACTTCGGTTTTTCAGGAAACGACAACCGGCACTCAGCTTGCTGTAGAAGATGAGCAGGCGGATCAACCGGAAGGCGGGGACTTTGCACCCGGGTTTTACTACACTGTCCGGCCGGGGGACACCCTGTGGGATCTTTCCAGAAAATTTTACGATTCCGAATGGGTGTGGCCTGCCATGTGGGGACAGAACAAGGATCTGACCAACCCTCACCTCATCTATCCCGGTCAGAAGATTCGGCTCTATCAGAAAACCGATGTGCCGGACTACCGGGACAAAATGGTGCCGCCACCGCCGCCGGAAGAGGAAGTGGCGGTGGCTCAGTTTATGCCAGAGGAGCAGGCCGCACCAGAGCCTCCGGTGGAAAAGCAAGTATACTTCGAATTTGCGCCCATCGACTCCGTGGGATTTATTCAGCGGCTGGAAAAAACGGTGCTGTCGCGCAACCCTTTGGATCCCTACAAGCTGGGAAAAATTTTCAAGGTGGAAGGGTATGACCGAAAACTACTGAGTCAGGGCGACACCATCTATATTCAACAGACCGGTGACACATCCTTTATCAGTGGCAACACCTACCGGATCTACAAACCGATCACACCCGTGGATGATCCTACCACGGGTAAATATGTCGGGCACCAATACAATATTGCCGGAATTGCGGAAATCACCGCTGTTACCCCAGACTTCGCCGTGGCCAATATTCACAGGTCCTTTCAGGAAATCACCGTCGGCGACCTGATCATGCCTTTTGAACAACGGGCCCCGAAAATCCCCCTGACAGAGAGTCCGGAAGGACTGACCGGCACCATCGTCGGTGTTAATTCACCGGCAAAAATTTTTGGTGAACACGCCGTTGTCTTTATCAACCGGGGCAAAAAAGACGGAATATACACCGGACAGCGCTATGAGGTTTATTATCAGGAAAACGAACAGGTAGGTGGGAAAAAAGTGGCCATGCCTCCCATCGTATACGGCAGGCTGCTGGTGCTGCTGACCCTTGATACCACAGCAACGGTGGTGGTCACCAATTCCGACGACATGATTGAAGCGGGGGCGACTTTTAGAAGTCCTTTATAA
- a CDS encoding tRNA1(Val) (adenine(37)-N6)-methyltransferase, translated as MTRPITQDSFFNGHVCVRQTADGYRFSIDAVILAWHITPAPGARIVDLGTGCGIIPLILACRHPSVSITGIEIQPQLAQIATENAAANQMTDRVSIVCADIRNANDHLPAGKADIVVCNPPFRKVAAGRINPDEERAIARHELAVTLKDILAAAKRALRTAGEFVVIYPAFRAPDMICAMREAGIEPKLVRTIHSRQHEEARLVLIKGTRNGRPGAVIPSPLVIYDADDRYTPEVERMFLP; from the coding sequence ATGACCCGGCCCATCACGCAAGACTCCTTTTTTAACGGCCACGTTTGCGTCCGGCAGACGGCGGACGGTTATCGGTTCTCCATTGACGCGGTGATCCTTGCCTGGCACATCACCCCGGCACCCGGCGCCCGCATCGTGGACCTGGGCACCGGGTGCGGCATCATTCCCCTGATACTGGCCTGCCGCCACCCATCGGTATCAATCACCGGCATTGAGATTCAGCCGCAACTCGCTCAAATCGCCACGGAAAACGCGGCGGCCAACCAGATGACCGATCGTGTAAGCATCGTCTGTGCCGACATTCGAAACGCGAACGATCACCTGCCGGCGGGCAAGGCCGACATCGTGGTGTGCAACCCCCCTTTTCGAAAGGTGGCTGCCGGCCGGATCAACCCCGACGAGGAACGGGCCATTGCCCGGCACGAACTGGCCGTCACCCTGAAAGATATTCTGGCGGCGGCAAAACGGGCCCTGCGCACGGCCGGCGAGTTTGTCGTTATCTACCCCGCGTTCCGGGCACCGGACATGATCTGTGCCATGCGGGAGGCGGGCATCGAACCCAAGCTGGTGCGTACCATCCACTCCCGGCAGCACGAGGAGGCCCGGCTGGTGCTGATCAAGGGCACCCGTAACGGCCGGCCCGGCGCCGTCATTCCTTCTCCCCTGGTGATCTACGACGCGGACGACCGGTACACCCCTGAAGTTGAACGGATGTTTCTGCCCTGA